From Streptomyces sp. SAI-135:
GAGCCGCACGGACAGGCAGTCGTGCCGCACGGACGGGCAGTCGTGCCCCACGGACGGGCAGTCGTGCCGCAGAGGCCGATCCGACCGGTGACTAGGCGTCGGCGTCAGGCGTCCGCGTCAGGCGTCCGCGTACTTCGCGTCCGCCGCCGGGTCCAGGGCGAGGCGGTACCCCCGCTTCACCACCGTCTGGATCAGCTTCGGGGCGCCGAGGGCCGTGCGGAGACGGGCCATCGCCGTCTCGACCGCGTGTTCGTCGCGGCCGGCGCCCGGCAGGGCCCGCAGCAGCTCCGCCCGGGAGACCACCCATCCGGGCCGCCGGGACAGCGCCCGCAGCAACGACATCCCCGCGGGCGGCACCGGCCGCAGCACCCCGTCGACCAGCACCGCGTGCCCCCGGATCTCCACCCGGTGCCCCGCGATGGGCAGCGACCGGGCCCGCCCCGGCAGTTCCTGGCACAGCAGCTGCACGAGCGGCCCCAGCCGGAAGCGTTCGGGCGAGACGGTGTCCACTCCCCGCGCCTGCAACGGCAGCGCCGTCACCGGGCCGACACACGCCGGCAGCACGTCATGGTTGAGCGCGGCGAGCAGCTCCGGCAACAGCCCCCGGTCCTCGGCCCGGGACAGCAGCGACGCGGCGGCGGGCGCGCTGGTGAAGGTCAGCGCGTCCAGCCCGCGCGAGACCGTCGCGTCCAGCAGCCGGTCCACCGGCCCGATGTCCTCCGGCGGCATCCACCGGTACACCGGCACCCCCACGACCTCCGCTCCCCCGGCCCGCAGCGCCTCCACGAACCCGGGCAGCGGCTCCCCGTGCAGCTGGATGGCGACCCGGCGCCCCTCGACACCCTCCTCCAGCAGCCGGTCCAGCACCTCCGCCATCGACTCGGACGACGGCGACCAGTCCTCCGTCAGCCCGGCGGCCCGTACCGACCCCTTCACCTTCGGCCCGCGCGCGAGCAGTTCGACTTCGCGCAGCCGGTCGAGGAGCGCCTCACCGAGCCCCCACCCGTCGGCGGCCTCGACCCATCCCCGGAATCCGATGGCGGTGGTGGCCACCACCACGTCCGGTGCCTGGTCGATCAGGTCCTTCGTGGCCGCGAGCAGCTCGCTGTCGTCGGAGAGGGGGACGATCCGCAGGGCGGGCGCGTGCAGGACCGCGGCCCCGCGGCGCTGGAGCAGCGCACCGAGTTCGTCCGCCCGGCGCGCGGCCGTGACTCCCACGGTGAACCCCGCGAGGGGGCCGTGTTGCTCTGGTTCCTGCTGTTGCTCGTACATGGCTCTCGTCCCGCACTCGAGTCGTCGTACACAGTCGTACGTGGGCGTACGTGGGTCGTCCCTACATGCCGACCGAGCCTGTCAACGGCTCGTGACAGGCTCGGTTCCGGTTCATGTCGCCAGTGTTACGTCACACCTCGGCGTAGCTGAGCTGCGGCTTCGTCTCTGCGGCGGCCGAGGCCCGGCCCTGGACCGCCGCACGCCGAAGGTATACGGCCCAGGTGACCGCGAAGCAGGCCGCGTAGAAGGCGAGGAAGGCCACGAACGCGCCGGTCCCGGAGCCGTAGGAGAGGAAGGACTGGCGGAAGGCGAGGTTGATGCCGACACCGCCGAGCGCGCCGACCGCGCCGATCAGGCCCATGGAGGCACCGGAGAGGCGACGCCCGTAGGCGGCGGCCGCTTCGCCCTCCAGCCCCTTGCCGAGGGCCTTCGCGTGGAAGATGCCGGGGATCATCTTGAAGGTCGAGCCGTTGCCGAGGCCGCTGAGGACGAAGAGCACCACGAACGCGACGGTGAACAGTCCGAGCGACTTCTGCATGCTGGCGGCGATGAGGACGGCGGTGGCGGCGGCCATCGCGACGTAGTTCCACAGCGTGATCTTGGCGCCGCCGTACTTGTCGGCCAGCGCGCCGCCCACCGGACGGATCAGCGAGCCGAGCAGCGGGCCGATGAAGGTGACGTACGCCGCCTCCAGCGGGGTCCGGCCGAACTGGTTCTGCAGCACCTGCCCGAAGGCGAAGCTGTAACCGATGAACGAGCCGAAGGTGCCGATGTAGAGGAAGGACATGATCCAGGTGTGACCGTCCCGCGCCGCGTCCTTCGCGGCGCCGGTGTCGTTCTTCACGTTCTCGATGTTGTCCATGAAGAGCGCGGCGAGGACGGCGGCGACGAGGATCAGCGGGATGTAGATGCCGAGCAGCACCCGGGGTCCACCGCTGGCGCCGATGATCGCGAGGGCGGCCAGCTGGATGACCGGGACGCCGATGTTGCCGCCGCCGGCGTTGAGCCCGAGGGCCCACCCCTTCTTGCGGAGCGGGAAGAAGGCGTTGATGTTCGTCATGGAGGAGGCGAAGTTGCCGCCTCCGATACCGGCCAGCAGACCGACGAGGAGGAAGGTGCTGAACGAGGTCCCCGGCTCCATCACGGTGAAGGCGGCGATGGTGGGGACGAGGAGCAGGCCGGCCGAGATGATCGTCCAGTTCCGCCCGCCGAAGATCGCGACGGCGAAGGTGTAGGGGACGCGGACGACGGCGCCGACGAGCGTGACCATCGACGTGAGCAGGAACTTGTCGGCGGGGGTCAGCCCGTACTCCGGGCCCATGAAGA
This genomic window contains:
- a CDS encoding nitrate/nitrite transporter; translation: MTAPSTAPAPPSRGGRWIQQWDPEDETFWKETGEKVAKRNLLFSVLSEHIGFSVWTLWSVLVLFMGPEYGLTPADKFLLTSMVTLVGAVVRVPYTFAVAIFGGRNWTIISAGLLLVPTIAAFTVMEPGTSFSTFLLVGLLAGIGGGNFASSMTNINAFFPLRKKGWALGLNAGGGNIGVPVIQLAALAIIGASGGPRVLLGIYIPLILVAAVLAALFMDNIENVKNDTGAAKDAARDGHTWIMSFLYIGTFGSFIGYSFAFGQVLQNQFGRTPLEAAYVTFIGPLLGSLIRPVGGALADKYGGAKITLWNYVAMAAATAVLIAASMQKSLGLFTVAFVVLFVLSGLGNGSTFKMIPGIFHAKALGKGLEGEAAAAYGRRLSGASMGLIGAVGALGGVGINLAFRQSFLSYGSGTGAFVAFLAFYAACFAVTWAVYLRRAAVQGRASAAAETKPQLSYAEV
- a CDS encoding uroporphyrinogen-III synthase produces the protein MYEQQQEPEQHGPLAGFTVGVTAARRADELGALLQRRGAAVLHAPALRIVPLSDDSELLAATKDLIDQAPDVVVATTAIGFRGWVEAADGWGLGEALLDRLREVELLARGPKVKGSVRAAGLTEDWSPSSESMAEVLDRLLEEGVEGRRVAIQLHGEPLPGFVEALRAGGAEVVGVPVYRWMPPEDIGPVDRLLDATVSRGLDALTFTSAPAAASLLSRAEDRGLLPELLAALNHDVLPACVGPVTALPLQARGVDTVSPERFRLGPLVQLLCQELPGRARSLPIAGHRVEIRGHAVLVDGVLRPVPPAGMSLLRALSRRPGWVVSRAELLRALPGAGRDEHAVETAMARLRTALGAPKLIQTVVKRGYRLALDPAADAKYADA